The window AACCAGAGGTTTCTCTTCACAATCATGGAAGAGACGAAAGCAGATTTGGAATCTGAAGATGGGAGATCAAGATTGGGttcaagatcaagaagaagaagcttgagtGATGTTCCCAATGACTGTACTACCCCTGGATTCACTCCATTGGCTTCTCCTCGTACGCTAAAGCCATCATCTCCTTTGGAGTCTTACCCACACCATGGATTC of the Camelina sativa cultivar DH55 unplaced genomic scaffold, Cs unpScaffold10274, whole genome shotgun sequence genome contains:
- the LOC104775215 gene encoding uncharacterized protein LOC104775215 is translated as QRFLFTIMEETKADLESEDGRSRLGSRSRRRSLSDVPNDCTTPGFTPLASPRTLKPSSPLESYPHHGFNPLFESDGELEFNKFFRSSSSSPPPKFKFLRDAEEKLRKRLIEEAKRREGLASPKSDLST